A genomic region of Miscanthus floridulus cultivar M001 chromosome 3, ASM1932011v1, whole genome shotgun sequence contains the following coding sequences:
- the LOC136546963 gene encoding uncharacterized GPI-anchored protein At4g28100-like, whose translation MSAHLAVALFLALAAASSRGSDVPSFPLSQAQSPSNSSSPSNASSPPCHLDLSAELFGGVAAACGAEGGPGSLDRGRCCPVLAAWLFAAHARTALSVPPAPAPSALAGEEGLGPGGDDGPMVPYDNQRCVDALGTELEKRGVALPRPNATCDTVLCFCGIRLHQIGSLRCPAAFAVGTGAAAKNATPTAAVKDLEKSCRNASYAGCSRCVQSLQKLKGNVSREVSGAGGDRARRMLGRDCQLMGLTWLLAKNKTAYIPTVSAVLRAMLYTAHPTESGSSGAAPRCSPDQENMPLAVDSLQFEHTGSAGSAAASVTPRGALLLGLTLSLMIGWWDTFLGTNARALERAWWNLVDTRILY comes from the exons ATGTCGGCGCACCTCGCCGTCGCGCTGTTCCTCGCGTTAGCCGCCGCGTCGTCCCGCGGCTCCGACGTGCCGTCGTTCCCGCTCTCACAGGCGCAGTCCCCGTCCAACTCCTCGTCCCCGTCCAACGCCTCCTCGCCGCCGTGCCACCTCGACCTGTCCGCCGAGCTCTTCGGTGGCGTGGCCGCGGCGTGCGGCGCCGAAGGGGGCCCGGGCTCGTTGGACCGCGGCCGCTGCTGCCCGGTCCTCGCGGCCTGGCTCTTCGCGGCGCACGCGCGCACCGCGCTGTCCGTGCCCCCGGCACCCGCGCCCTCGGCGCTCGCCGGGGAGGAGGGGCTGGGCCCCGGCGGCGACGACGGGCCAATGGTGCCGTACGACAACCAGCGGTGCGTCGACGCGCTGGGCACCGAGCTGGAAAAACGCGGGGTGGCGCTGCCCCGCCCCAACGCCACGTGCGACACCGTGCTCTGCTTCTGCGGCATCCGGCTCCACCAGATCGGCTCGCTCCGCTGCCCCGCCGCGTTCGCCGTCGGCACTGGCGCCGCCGCCAAGAACGCCACGCCCACCGCCGCCGTGAAGGACCTGGAGAAGAGCTGCCGCAACGCCTCCTACGCCGGCTGCTCCCGATGCGTGCAGTCCCTGCAAAAG CTGAAGGGGAACGTGAGCCGCGAGGTCTCGGGCGCCGGCGGCGACCGCGCGCGGCGGATGCTGGGGCGGGACTGCCAGCTGATGGGCCTCACGTGGCTGCTGGCCAAGAACAAGACGGCCTACATCCCCACCGTCTCCGCCGTGCTGCGCGCCATGCTCTACACCGCGCACCCGACGGAGTCCGGCAGCAGCGGCGCGGCGCCGAGGTGCAGCCCCGACCAGGAGAACATGCCGCTGGCCGTGGACTCGCTGCAGTTCGAGCACACCGGCAGCGCGGGCTCTGCGGCTGCCTCCGTGACGCCGCGCGGcgccctcctcctcggcctcacgCTCAGCCTGATGATCGGCTGGTGGGATACGTTCTTGGGAACCAATGCAAGAGCGCTGGAGAGGGCGTGGTGGAACCTTGTTGATACACGTATtttgtactag